A genomic segment from Nicotiana tabacum cultivar K326 chromosome 7, ASM71507v2, whole genome shotgun sequence encodes:
- the LOC142162085 gene encoding uncharacterized protein LOC142162085 → MDMQQQYRVKDFKKYSELISLLFVAERNNDLLMRNNENRSTGYTPLPEVDEVYSHYAKRGKGRDPIRGRGRRQGRNFSGVNHPPKKNNHQKWKGKDEKPKANGSETECYCCGGKGHWKNICLCTKTFG, encoded by the coding sequence atggaCATGCAACAGCAGTACAGAGTGAAAGATTTCAAAAAGTACTCTGAGCTGATTTCTCTTCTCTTTGTGGCTGAGCGAAACAATGACTTGCTCATGAGAAATAACGAAAATCGATCCACTGGGTATACGCCATTGCCTGAAGTGgatgaggtgtattcccattatgctAAGCGTGGAAAAGGCCGTGACCCTATTCGTGGTCGTGGCCGTAGACAAGGAAGAAATTTTTCTGGTGTTAATCACcccccaaagaaaaataaccaccaaaagtggaaagggaaagatgagaagcCAAAGGCAAATGGTTCAGAAACTGAATGTTATTGTTGTGGTGGAAAAGGGCATTGGAAAAATATTTGTCTGTGTACCAAgacatttggttga